Proteins encoded together in one Balearica regulorum gibbericeps isolate bBalReg1 chromosome 3, bBalReg1.pri, whole genome shotgun sequence window:
- the LOC104641633 gene encoding plasminogen: MGISKAAFLFLFLLSSVKGDILDDYLRTDGVWILTRNKQFYKTNNEKECAEKCEAERNFNCRAFLFTRKKLQCLTLAENAKMTVTFNSTEAVLYEKKIYLLQCKRGIGKDYRGMEAKTRRGTPCQKWAEKTPHNPNYTPEKHPNAGLEENYCRNPDGDERGPWCYTTDPGTRFDYCNIPDCEGQVTHTGEGPTVECMQCNGEDYHGEVSRTESGLECQRWDAQEPHMHGFTSKHFPQKDLKMNYCRNPDGELRPWCFTTSPTKRWEYCNIPSCSTYPQVSGLGSQCLSGKGEDYRGRIAITESGNACQHWNTQFPHRHGWIPDRYPCKGLEENYCRNPDGEKRPWCYTINSRVRWEYCAIPHCDGAEPGIADVPVQVPLSEECYRGKGQSYRGTTSITASGKKCQAWNSMFPHRHEKTPDRFPNADLRDNYCRNPDGDNSPWCFTTDPSVTWEYCNLKRCDDRTQEPAPNDPPVTTAQNVGLTTPTTSDCINGNGKDYRGTVAKTGRGRTCQEWSSQRPHSHKYFTPVTHPRAGLDKNYCRNPDGDVNGVWCFTTDPEKKWEYCEIPRCSSEHDCGKVPMRSEQACEQYGMCDASPGSWPWHISLRMSTNVHRCAGTLIHPQWVLTAAQCLQESTEPSSYRVFLGIQNLNAAEPSLQIRSVQEVLKEPSGADIALLKLNSPVTITDRVKPVCLPETNRMVERNAVCFLTAWGKTRGTDTDNRLKETEFPVLENRICNQPEFLNGSVKNHEFCGGFTFGSIGNCKAEVGGPLVCQDKDRFVQYGVTSWGLDCTQPSKPVFVRIPSFVSWIKNAMVAH; encoded by the exons ATGGGGATTAGCAAAGCcgcctttctctttcttttcttgctcaGCTCAG TGAAAGGAGATATACTGGATGACTACTTAAGAACAGATGGTGTTTGGATACTTACTCGAAATAAACAATTTTACAagacaaataatgaaaaagaatgtgCAGAGAAAtgtgaagcagaaagaaattttaattgcaG GGCCTTCCTATTCACCAGGAAGAAGCTACAGTGTTTAACACTGGCTGAAAATGCCAAAATGACAGTGACATTCAACAGCACAGAAGCAGTTCTTTATGAGAAGAAAA TTTACCTTCTGCAATGTAAAAGAGGGATTGGGAAGGACTACAGAGGAATGGAAGCCAAAACTCGGAGAGGTACTCCATGCCAGAAGTGGGcagaaaaaacaccccacaaccCAAA TTATACACCTGAAAAACACCCCAATGCAGGATTGGAAGAAAACTACTGCAGAAATCCTGATGGGGATGAAAGAGGACCCTGGTGTTACACAACAGATCCTGGTACCAGATTTGATTACTGTAACATCCCAGACTGTGAGGGCCAGGTCACGCACACTGGAGaag GCCCTACAGTGGAGTGCATGCAATGTAATGGTGAGGACTACCATGGAGAAGTTTCCAGAACAGAGTCTGGGCTTGAGTGCCAGCGCTGGGATGCCCAAGAGCCTCATATGCATGGATTTACCTCGAAACA TTTTCCACAGAAAGATCTGAAGATGAACTATTGCCGTAATCCTGATGGTGAACTTCGGCCCTGGTGTTTCACTACCAGCCCTACTAAACGCTGGGAATATTGCAACATTCCTTCTTGCT CTACATACCCACAAGTCTCTGGCCTGGGCTCCCAGTGTCTttcagggaaaggagaagactATCGAGGCAGGATAGCCATCACTGAATCGGGAAATGCCTGCCAGCACTGGAACACACAGTTTCCACACAGACATGGGTGGATTCCTGACAGATATCCCTGCAA GGGCTTAGAGGAAAACTACTGTAGAAACCCTGACGGAGAGAAGAGGCCTTGGTGCTACACCATCAACAGCAGAGTTCGGTGGGAATATTGTGCAATTCCCCACTGCGATGGGGCAGAACCGGGGATTGCTG ATGTGCCTGTGCAGGTTCCCCTGTCAGAGGAGTGCTATCGCGGAAAAGGCCAGAGTTATCGCGGCACAACTTCCATCACTGCATCGGGAAAGAAATGCCAGGCCTGGAACTCCATGTTCCCACACAGgcatgaaaaaaccccagacagaTTTCCAAATGC GGATTTGAGGGACAACTATTGTAGAAACCCAGATGGTGATAACAGCCCTTGGTGTTTCACCACTGACCCCAGCGTGACATGGGAGTACTGCAATCTCAAGAGATGTGATGATCGTACACAAGAGCCTGCACCAAATGACCCCCCTGTAACGACGGCACAAAATGTTGGCCTGACTACACCCACCACATCTG ATTGCATTAACGGTAATGGTAAAGACTATCGTGGCACAGTAGCAAAAACTGGAAGGGGCAGGACTTGTCAAGAGTGGAGTTCTCAGAGACCTCATAGCCACAAATATTTCACTCCCGTGACTCATCCAAGAGCAGGCCTggataaaaat TATTGCAGGAATCCTGATGGAGATGTAAATGGTGTTTGGTGCTTCACAACagacccagaaaaaaaatgggagtaCTGTGAAATCCCACGCTGCT CTTCTGAGCATGACTGTGGAAAAGTCCCAATGAGGAGTGAGCAAGCCTGTGAGCAATATGGGATGTGTGACGCATCTCCAGGGTCTTGGCCTTGGCACATCAGTCTCAGGATGAG TACCAACGTGCACCGTTGTGCTGGCACTCTGATACATCCACAGTGGGTCCTTACCGCAGCTCAGTGCTTGCAAGA GTCAACAGAGCCTTCTTCCTACAGGGTGTTTCTTGGGATACAGAATCTCAATGCAGCAGAGCCATCCCTGCAAATCCGAAGTGTTCAGGAAGTATTAAAGGAACCAAGTGGAGCAGACATTGCTTTGCTGAAGTTGAACAG tccTGTAACAATTACTGACCGTGTAAAACCAGTTTGTTTGCCTGAAACCAATCGGATGgtagaaagaaatgcagtatgTTTCCTGACTGCCTGGGGCAAAACAAGAG GTACTGATACAGACAACAGATTAAAAGAGACTGAATTCCCTGTGCTTGAAAATAGAATATGTAATCAGCCTGAATTTCTGAATGGAAGTGTCAAAAATCATGAGTTTTGTGGTGGATTTACTTTTGGAAGCATAGGTAACTGCAAG GCTGAAGTTGGAGGACCTCTGGTCTGCCAAGATAAGGACAGATTTGTCCAATATGGAGTCACCTCTTGGGGACTGGACTGTACCCAGCCATCAAAGCCAGTTTTTGTCCGAATTCCTAGTTTTGTTTCTTGGATCAAAAATGCAATGGTTGCCCACTGA